Proteins from a single region of candidate division KSB1 bacterium:
- the asd gene encoding aspartate-semialdehyde dehydrogenase translates to MVEKIPVAVLGATGAVGQRFVQLLATHPWFSVAAVTGSERSAGKRYGEAVRWLLPGPPPEAIAKLTVLPTTPEVVEPSLAFSALDAAAAEEVEAAFRAAGKTVVSNAKSHRWDPDVPLVVPEINGDHLALVQTQRPRYGGAIVTNPNCTTIGLCLALEPLRLRFGLRRVLVTSLQALSGAGYPGVASLDILDNVLPEIAGEEEKVENEPRKIFGRLTDGTVEPSSLSISAQCNRVASRDGHLLSVSVELGSRATLEDVRRAYMEYTSPLADLALPSAPARPVLFTEEFARPQPLLDRDAAGGMAVTVGRLKRCAVLEYRFVALVHNTIRGAAGGTILIAELMRARGLV, encoded by the coding sequence ATGGTGGAGAAGATTCCGGTCGCGGTGCTGGGGGCTACGGGTGCCGTGGGCCAGCGCTTCGTCCAGCTTCTGGCCACTCATCCCTGGTTTTCGGTGGCAGCGGTGACCGGCTCTGAGCGCTCTGCAGGCAAGCGCTACGGGGAGGCAGTGCGTTGGCTTCTGCCGGGTCCACCGCCCGAGGCTATTGCCAAGCTAACCGTGCTTCCCACCACACCGGAGGTCGTAGAGCCGAGCCTTGCCTTCTCCGCCCTTGACGCGGCCGCGGCTGAAGAAGTAGAAGCTGCTTTTCGAGCGGCGGGGAAAACCGTAGTCAGCAATGCCAAGAGCCATCGCTGGGATCCGGACGTACCCCTTGTCGTGCCGGAGATTAATGGGGATCATTTGGCCCTGGTCCAGACACAGCGCCCGCGCTACGGCGGGGCTATTGTCACCAATCCCAACTGCACCACGATCGGCCTGTGCCTTGCTCTGGAGCCTTTGCGCCTTCGCTTTGGGCTGAGGCGCGTGTTGGTCACCAGCCTCCAGGCCCTGTCGGGGGCCGGCTATCCCGGGGTGGCCTCCTTGGACATCCTGGATAACGTGCTGCCGGAGATCGCCGGAGAGGAAGAGAAGGTGGAGAATGAACCGCGCAAGATCTTTGGCCGCCTCACCGACGGTACCGTCGAGCCATCGTCCCTTTCGATCAGTGCTCAATGCAATCGGGTTGCCTCACGGGACGGACATCTCCTCTCCGTGTCGGTCGAACTGGGGTCGAGGGCCACGCTCGAGGACGTACGCCGCGCCTACATGGAGTACACCTCCCCTTTGGCCGACTTAGCCCTCCCCTCCGCCCCCGCCAGGCCCGTACTTTTCACCGAGGAATTTGCCCGTCCCCAGCCTCTCCTCGATCGGGATGCGGCTGGAGGTATGGCCGTCACGGTCGGTCGACTGAAGCGCTGCGCTGTGCTCGAGTACCGATTCGTGGCGCTTGTGCACAACACCATTCGCGGCGCCGCCGGGGGGACGATCCTCATCGCCGAGTTGATGCGCGCTCGTGGCCTGGTCTGA
- the mscL gene encoding large conductance mechanosensitive channel protein MscL — MLEEFKKFAMRGNVIDLAVGFVMGAAFSGIVNSLVNDILMPPIGLLLGKVDFSNLFINLTGTPYASLAEAKRAGAATINYGLFINTVINFVIVAFALFLVVRQVNRWTAKPAAPAAPTTKECPYCYTVIPIKATRCPNCTSALAE, encoded by the coding sequence ATGCTCGAGGAATTCAAGAAGTTCGCCATGCGGGGCAACGTGATTGACCTGGCGGTCGGCTTCGTCATGGGCGCGGCATTCAGTGGAATTGTCAATTCCCTCGTCAACGATATCCTCATGCCCCCCATCGGTCTGCTTCTTGGCAAGGTCGACTTCTCCAATCTGTTCATTAATCTGACAGGCACCCCCTACGCAAGCCTCGCGGAGGCTAAGAGGGCGGGTGCGGCGACGATCAACTACGGCTTGTTCATCAACACGGTGATCAATTTTGTGATCGTCGCCTTTGCGCTTTTCCTGGTGGTACGTCAAGTCAACCGGTGGACGGCAAAGCCAGCTGCCCCAGCGGCTCCCACGACCAAGGAATGTCCCTACTGCTATACGGTCATCCCCATCAAAGCCACGCGGTGCCCAAATTGCACCTCGGCGCTGGCGGAGTAA
- a CDS encoding tetratricopeptide repeat protein — protein MGLAIFVAALAARLIYLFHLMRNSPAANILIHDSALFNHFAHQILAGKLVLERAFYLAPLYSYFLALVYFLFGESFSAVRLVQFLLGSLGAVLVFALGRRFLTRRAAAMAGFFAALYAPFLFFDGCLLGTSLNTFLFLLATFLLVSAVDGGSWARVFLSGLSLGLAVTGRPNLLTAVPAFLGAPWLFRFGHRRRISVLAAWTTAFALPIAGTTLHNFLAEGQWIPLTTHGGINFYIGNHRGASGVWEAPAGMEPSVSAINLEDATRVAEAELGRSLTAAQVSWYWYRKTFAFILSRPYEWLWLLLKKTVLFLNPYEIPLNFQYAFHQQFSWLLRIPFTNLVFLMPFALFGLVVAWPERNRLGFLYGLVTLYSLGVILFFVSDRYRVVVVPYLILFAAYGAEWLIACRRSRPVTGRWVGLSLAVAIALSFWLGARQSQRANPAGEYYNLCVAHLNEGHLDEAIYWGRKAILSNPSLENAHYNLGIALMKKGRYREALEAFATVVRLDPKEVPAWGNIGGIHLMLGDTERAIGSLRKAVELDSHYVPAWLNLGIAHYRQGDLAAARRAWEQALRVDPENPTAKSNLEVLEALEK, from the coding sequence GTGGGGCTCGCGATCTTCGTCGCTGCGCTCGCGGCGCGCCTCATCTACCTGTTCCATCTGATGCGGAACAGCCCTGCGGCCAACATTCTAATCCACGACTCGGCTCTCTTCAATCACTTCGCGCATCAGATTCTCGCGGGAAAGCTTGTATTGGAGCGCGCCTTTTACCTCGCCCCCCTCTATAGCTATTTCCTGGCGCTGGTCTATTTTCTCTTTGGAGAGTCGTTCTCCGCGGTTCGCCTTGTGCAATTTCTCCTCGGCTCACTCGGAGCGGTCCTCGTCTTCGCCCTGGGGCGCCGTTTCCTGACGCGGAGGGCTGCCGCGATGGCGGGGTTCTTTGCCGCCCTATACGCGCCTTTCCTGTTTTTTGACGGGTGCCTGCTGGGCACCTCGCTGAACACCTTCCTGTTTCTGTTGGCCACGTTTCTGCTGGTGTCGGCGGTGGACGGGGGATCTTGGGCACGGGTCTTTTTATCAGGGCTGAGTCTGGGGCTGGCGGTGACCGGTCGCCCCAACCTGCTTACGGCGGTGCCGGCTTTTCTTGGGGCGCCGTGGCTTTTCCGCTTCGGGCACCGGCGAAGGATCAGCGTCCTGGCCGCGTGGACCACGGCCTTTGCCTTACCGATCGCCGGGACAACCCTGCACAACTTCCTGGCGGAAGGCCAGTGGATCCCCCTCACGACGCACGGCGGCATCAATTTCTACATCGGTAACCATCGGGGAGCCAGTGGGGTCTGGGAAGCGCCTGCCGGGATGGAGCCGAGCGTAAGCGCCATCAACCTGGAGGACGCGACTCGCGTAGCCGAAGCGGAGCTGGGCCGATCCCTCACCGCGGCCCAGGTCTCCTGGTACTGGTACCGCAAGACCTTTGCCTTCATTCTTTCCCGGCCTTACGAGTGGCTTTGGCTCCTGCTGAAGAAAACCGTGCTCTTCCTGAACCCCTACGAAATCCCCTTGAACTTCCAATACGCTTTTCACCAGCAGTTTTCCTGGCTCCTCAGGATTCCGTTTACCAACCTGGTCTTTCTGATGCCGTTCGCCCTCTTCGGCTTGGTGGTGGCTTGGCCTGAGAGGAACAGGCTGGGCTTCCTCTACGGGTTAGTTACCCTGTACTCGCTCGGGGTGATCTTGTTTTTCGTGTCTGACCGCTACCGCGTTGTGGTCGTGCCCTATCTGATCTTGTTCGCCGCCTACGGGGCGGAATGGCTGATTGCCTGCCGGCGCTCGAGGCCGGTGACGGGCCGCTGGGTGGGTCTCTCCCTTGCGGTGGCAATCGCGCTTTCTTTCTGGCTTGGGGCAAGACAGAGCCAACGGGCCAATCCGGCCGGCGAGTACTACAACCTCTGCGTGGCGCATCTGAACGAAGGACATCTGGACGAGGCGATCTACTGGGGGCGCAAAGCCATCCTCTCGAACCCGTCCCTCGAGAACGCCCACTACAACCTGGGGATCGCCCTGATGAAGAAGGGACGGTACCGCGAGGCGCTGGAAGCCTTTGCGACTGTTGTTCGCCTCGACCCGAAGGAGGTTCCCGCGTGGGGGAACATCGGTGGAATCCATCTGATGCTGGGAGACACGGAACGGGCGATTGGGAGTCTTCGGAAAGCGGTCGAGTTGGACAGCCACTACGTTCCCGCCTGGTTGAACCTCGGGATCGCCCATTATCGCCAGGGGGACCTCGCCGCGGCGCGGCGGGCGTGGGAACAGGCGCTTCGCGTCGACCCCGAAAACCCGACGGCGAAGAGCAACCTGGAAGTGCTCGAGGCACTCGAAAAGTGA
- a CDS encoding SUMF1/EgtB/PvdO family nonheme iron enzyme, producing the protein MISARGAEGTLVVLAIFLASFSATAEAQQGEASPWRPKSRPRAGPDGFVLIRGGTFLRGDVTGGSARSVSRVDDFEILDHPVTHREYAEFVRQTGYPPPPFWQGQEPPAELLDHPVVMVNRYDVAAYLAWRSQAEGRTYRLPTAAEFEYAARGGLLESRYPWGDEDPRGRANYDPDGSRNVDDWKRYLRPVKESAPNGYGLFDMAGNVFQFVDTYPDPATLQYRYRLDDPIGLEGAIMGGSWNRSARYLRVGFRSSLSAGIRSPEVGFRPVRQPEGADWRTQARRVVALAQGQGRVFLSWALLASDLPEVRFNIYRSLRRDEAGFRINPKPVEATSYLDTLDPALRAAGRLYYRIRPVTPDGREGPVSEWAGVSPSESPSSVCFRAETRAMPGAIVPLFADLNGDGQLDCVVRISNGIHEMSQDPGVPVELEAFSSWGQSLWRRPLVWHDHCFGNHNNVPFNVFDLDGDGRAEVITRLQEGDSVYVAVLDGWTGRLRRKAPWPRLLSDWNRSSTRIHLSVGYLDGRQPAILTQTGVYENERITAFDRDLRPLWDFQSTGLTSGSGSHRIEVADVDGDGRQEIFDGTTCLNADGSLRWSIYRHHPDVVSIHDIDPTVPGREVFYIVETSIDAGVYLVRASDGRLLWCHNQEEDPAWTHGHIGWTADIWADSPGYECLSNRRGHEDRTLLLYSAKGYLLLEGFPFGYSPLEWDGDETRELVSADDTIVAEFDGRGLRSLDTLAVPLEGAHLLYVADLAGDFRDELVLSARQGEKHVILVLTATKPVAKRWLSRQEDLEYRLWLGRNMGGGYAQVFDLPLRRQ; encoded by the coding sequence ATGATTTCCGCACGAGGCGCAGAGGGAACTCTGGTTGTCCTGGCCATTTTCCTTGCCAGCTTTTCGGCGACAGCGGAAGCCCAGCAGGGGGAAGCGAGTCCTTGGCGGCCGAAGTCCCGGCCCCGTGCCGGGCCAGACGGGTTCGTGCTGATCCGCGGGGGCACTTTTCTGCGCGGCGATGTGACGGGAGGCAGCGCCCGATCCGTAAGCCGTGTGGACGATTTTGAGATCCTTGACCACCCCGTCACGCATCGCGAGTACGCAGAATTCGTGCGCCAGACGGGATACCCTCCGCCTCCGTTCTGGCAGGGACAAGAGCCTCCGGCTGAGCTCCTCGACCATCCAGTGGTTATGGTCAATCGGTACGACGTTGCTGCCTACCTCGCCTGGCGCTCCCAGGCTGAGGGCAGGACCTACCGCTTGCCTACGGCCGCGGAGTTCGAGTATGCCGCCCGCGGCGGTCTGCTCGAAAGTCGATACCCGTGGGGGGATGAGGACCCGCGGGGCCGCGCCAATTACGATCCCGATGGGTCCCGCAATGTGGACGACTGGAAACGCTACCTCCGGCCGGTCAAGGAGAGCGCGCCCAACGGCTACGGCCTCTTTGACATGGCCGGTAACGTCTTTCAGTTCGTCGACACCTATCCCGACCCGGCTACCCTGCAGTACAGGTACCGCCTGGACGACCCCATTGGGCTGGAAGGGGCGATCATGGGCGGTTCGTGGAATCGCAGCGCCCGGTACTTGCGGGTCGGTTTCCGGTCGAGCCTGAGCGCCGGGATCCGCAGCCCTGAGGTTGGATTCCGGCCGGTACGCCAGCCGGAGGGTGCCGACTGGCGCACTCAGGCGCGCAGGGTGGTGGCTCTGGCACAGGGGCAGGGGAGAGTTTTCTTGAGCTGGGCCCTTCTGGCGAGCGACCTGCCGGAAGTGCGCTTCAACATTTACCGCAGTCTACGACGCGACGAGGCAGGGTTTCGCATCAATCCCAAGCCTGTGGAGGCTACGAGCTACCTCGATACCCTCGACCCGGCTCTGCGCGCGGCAGGCCGACTCTACTACCGGATCCGCCCCGTTACGCCAGACGGCAGGGAGGGGCCGGTGAGCGAATGGGCGGGGGTGAGCCCGTCTGAATCCCCCTCCTCTGTGTGCTTCCGCGCAGAGACCAGGGCCATGCCAGGGGCCATCGTCCCCCTGTTTGCCGATCTCAATGGGGATGGGCAGCTGGACTGTGTGGTGCGCATCTCCAACGGGATTCACGAAATGTCGCAGGATCCTGGGGTGCCCGTTGAGCTGGAGGCCTTTTCATCCTGGGGACAATCGCTCTGGCGGCGTCCCCTTGTGTGGCACGACCACTGTTTCGGCAACCACAACAACGTCCCCTTCAACGTTTTCGATCTCGACGGGGACGGCCGGGCGGAGGTCATTACCCGTCTGCAGGAGGGGGACTCGGTCTACGTGGCGGTCCTGGACGGCTGGACGGGCCGGCTTCGGAGAAAGGCCCCTTGGCCAAGGCTCCTTTCGGACTGGAATCGTTCCTCCACCCGGATCCATCTTTCCGTGGGCTATTTGGACGGGAGACAGCCGGCGATCTTGACCCAGACCGGCGTCTACGAGAACGAGAGGATCACGGCGTTTGACCGGGACCTCCGTCCCCTCTGGGATTTCCAGAGCACAGGTCTCACCAGCGGAAGCGGATCGCACCGCATCGAGGTAGCCGATGTGGACGGGGACGGCCGTCAGGAGATCTTCGACGGCACAACCTGCCTGAACGCCGATGGCAGCCTCCGCTGGTCGATCTATCGACATCACCCCGACGTGGTGAGCATCCACGACATTGATCCGACAGTGCCGGGACGGGAGGTGTTCTACATCGTGGAGACGAGCATCGATGCCGGCGTCTACCTGGTGCGCGCCAGCGATGGTCGGCTCCTGTGGTGCCACAACCAGGAGGAAGATCCCGCGTGGACCCACGGCCACATCGGTTGGACGGCGGATATTTGGGCCGACAGTCCAGGCTACGAATGCCTCTCCAATCGTCGCGGCCACGAAGATCGCACTCTATTACTCTACTCCGCAAAGGGATACCTGCTGCTCGAAGGCTTCCCATTCGGCTACTCGCCGCTGGAGTGGGACGGTGACGAGACCCGGGAGCTCGTGTCGGCGGACGACACGATCGTGGCCGAGTTCGATGGAAGGGGTTTACGAAGCCTGGATACGCTGGCGGTCCCACTCGAAGGAGCGCACCTCCTGTACGTGGCCGACCTCGCCGGGGACTTCCGCGACGAACTTGTGCTTTCGGCTCGGCAAGGCGAAAAGCACGTGATCTTGGTGCTGACGGCGACAAAGCCGGTTGCAAAACGGTGGCTGTCACGTCAGGAAGATCTTGAGTACAGGCTGTGGCTCGGCCGCAACATGGGCGGCGGTTACGCGCAGGTGTTTGATCTTCCCCTCCGTCGTCAGTAA
- a CDS encoding M28 family peptidase, producing MRSRAGLIGLLLAAGVGFANPEAVAGGRVIGTVIPAEEVRTLQDELSGWRAKDYVWNISRFDRIQASEGWFQAAEYVASRLREVGLEPQLETFPSDGERRYATWTPPMGWRIRRAELWLVEPEKRKLADYRELPTSVAKGSQSADVVADVVAVKRGTQPSDYSGTDVRGKIVLADGYAGDVHREAVLRRGAAGVITYLSRQDRMEFPDFIPYHGLWIRKREQPATTFGFTVSRRTAEQILSWLEQGKKVRVHAVVEGEDYPSRVGTLSCTIPGRSSGQQILFVAHLDHYQPGAVDNASGSAALLELACSLKCLVDSGQLPPPRRSLRFLWTSEWYGTVPWIQAHASEMPQTVAGLNLDMVGGDPVATRSILSVIQTPWSQPSFVNDLCAALLEELAQLDVWSVGGSRQPFGYRLEAYSGGSDHWMFNDATVAVPMPMLFQADFHHHTVQDVPDNIDPTQMERVLLFSALFARVIGWADESTALQLAYLASAGGQSRLAAAASEVACELVGYRRDPQACTKALEAGRNRLHWLGEREKASVRSVIRLDSSRTVVSLTCSLVAEIDAQLALLRKRMEPGVVQNWLAVPAPSRSQPDPPGLATTGGWIPRRLPHFVGPVAPGYLEEVLGPENVADAGLGDAVEFEVANFMDGQRTLRDIWNAVRAEFGDVDYDRLVRYVELLERAGLVELTR from the coding sequence ATGAGATCCAGGGCGGGCCTGATCGGATTGCTTCTGGCCGCCGGCGTTGGTTTCGCCAATCCGGAAGCCGTGGCCGGCGGGAGGGTGATCGGCACGGTGATCCCGGCCGAAGAGGTTCGCACGCTCCAGGATGAGCTTTCCGGCTGGCGGGCTAAGGATTACGTGTGGAATATCAGCCGCTTCGACCGGATCCAGGCCTCCGAGGGGTGGTTCCAGGCGGCCGAGTACGTGGCCTCGCGACTACGCGAGGTGGGACTCGAGCCCCAGCTGGAGACGTTCCCCTCCGATGGCGAGCGCCGCTACGCGACCTGGACGCCACCTATGGGATGGCGGATTCGCCGGGCGGAGCTCTGGCTGGTGGAGCCGGAGAAACGGAAGCTCGCGGATTATCGGGAGCTGCCTACCTCCGTAGCCAAAGGCAGCCAGTCGGCCGATGTGGTTGCGGACGTGGTGGCCGTGAAGCGGGGCACGCAGCCTTCGGACTATTCCGGCACCGACGTGCGCGGGAAGATCGTCCTCGCCGACGGCTATGCCGGAGATGTCCATCGCGAGGCCGTTCTCCGCCGGGGAGCAGCCGGGGTCATCACCTACCTCTCCCGGCAGGATCGAATGGAGTTTCCGGACTTTATTCCCTACCACGGGCTGTGGATCCGTAAGCGGGAGCAACCGGCCACCACATTCGGCTTCACGGTGAGCCGGCGCACCGCCGAACAGATCCTCTCCTGGCTGGAACAGGGAAAGAAGGTGCGCGTCCACGCGGTGGTCGAAGGGGAAGATTATCCCTCCCGGGTAGGTACGCTCTCCTGTACGATACCGGGCCGATCGAGCGGGCAGCAGATCCTGTTCGTGGCCCATCTGGACCACTATCAGCCGGGCGCCGTAGACAACGCCAGTGGCTCGGCTGCATTGCTCGAGCTCGCGTGCTCCCTCAAGTGTTTGGTGGACAGCGGGCAGCTGCCCCCTCCCAGGCGGTCCCTGCGGTTCCTCTGGACGTCCGAATGGTACGGTACTGTGCCGTGGATTCAGGCGCACGCCTCCGAAATGCCCCAGACCGTAGCTGGGCTCAACCTGGACATGGTCGGCGGTGATCCTGTCGCTACGCGTTCCATCCTCTCCGTAATCCAGACCCCGTGGTCCCAGCCGAGCTTCGTCAACGATTTGTGTGCTGCCCTGTTGGAGGAGCTGGCGCAACTCGACGTGTGGTCCGTAGGGGGATCGCGGCAGCCGTTTGGCTATCGCCTCGAGGCCTACTCCGGCGGCAGCGATCACTGGATGTTCAATGATGCGACCGTGGCCGTCCCGATGCCGATGCTTTTCCAGGCCGACTTCCACCACCACACGGTTCAGGACGTACCGGACAACATCGATCCCACCCAGATGGAGAGGGTGCTCCTGTTCAGCGCTCTCTTCGCGCGCGTGATCGGGTGGGCCGACGAATCGACGGCTCTGCAGCTCGCTTATCTGGCAAGCGCCGGGGGCCAGAGTCGCCTGGCTGCTGCCGCCTCGGAGGTGGCCTGCGAGCTGGTCGGGTACCGGCGAGACCCGCAGGCCTGCACAAAGGCGTTGGAGGCCGGCCGGAATCGCCTGCACTGGCTGGGCGAGAGGGAAAAAGCTTCCGTGCGCTCCGTGATCCGCTTGGATAGTAGCCGGACTGTGGTGTCCCTGACCTGTTCGCTGGTGGCGGAGATCGACGCCCAGCTGGCCCTGCTTCGCAAACGAATGGAACCGGGGGTCGTCCAGAACTGGCTTGCGGTCCCGGCGCCCTCTCGTTCGCAGCCGGATCCACCCGGTCTCGCCACTACTGGCGGATGGATCCCGAGGCGCCTGCCTCACTTTGTCGGCCCGGTCGCACCTGGCTATCTGGAGGAGGTGCTTGGACCCGAGAACGTGGCAGACGCAGGACTCGGTGATGCCGTAGAGTTCGAGGTGGCCAACTTCATGGACGGCCAGCGGACACTGCGTGATATCTGGAACGCAGTCCGCGCGGAGTTTGGGGACGTGGACTACGATAGGCTGGTCCGGTACGTCGAGCTCCTGGAGAGGGCTGGCCTGGTAGAGCTCACCCGCTGA
- a CDS encoding SpoIIE family protein phosphatase, which yields MCPPESKASSSASLSELERRVVELESLIETSQVLNSSLRLSSVLDSLLLTAMGRFLVTRGLIALDRGGQLRVESSKGIPLELRGKDLGVSCSVEGAVLLDEPGEAYSPCLETLRRWGFSLVLPLASGRRGLGLLALGPKPAGRRFEADEVVFLETLVRIAATAVENALIVEELDAANRRLDRKLQEMQTLFELSTELNASLDENRIASSLCYALMGEMLTNTCAVWQLLPGGQPRLLAAFGPLENHSSVACPEGLVDVVRAGRKPLVLSDAEPKPLAPLPEAGFRLLVPLWVQDRPCGAVALGARLDARDYSDDDLSFLVTLGNHAANALENARLFRESLEKQRMEEELQIAREIQLRLLPRGFPEVPGIEVFGTHKPSRWVAGDYFDVLLLSPEELALVVADVSGKGVPAALLMANVQAGLHTLLAPGVDLAGLAARLNRLIFENTGYDKFVTVFVGILSIPERSLRYVNAGHNPPYLLRPNGDLSTLETGGLLMGMIPEVGYEVGQANLAAGDLLFLYTDGVVEAQNVREEEFGEARLAEELRCAAPHGARAVCQRVLEAVESFAAGCDQYDDITLLAVKVG from the coding sequence GTGTGTCCCCCCGAATCGAAAGCCAGCTCCAGTGCGTCCCTCTCCGAGCTTGAGCGACGGGTCGTCGAGCTCGAGTCCCTAATTGAAACCAGTCAGGTCCTGAACTCCTCCCTTCGCCTCTCGTCAGTGCTCGATTCCCTCCTTCTGACGGCCATGGGGCGGTTCCTGGTGACGCGCGGTCTCATCGCCCTGGACCGGGGTGGGCAGCTGCGCGTGGAGAGCAGCAAGGGCATCCCTCTGGAGCTTCGCGGAAAGGATCTGGGCGTCTCCTGCTCGGTGGAAGGCGCCGTTCTCCTGGACGAACCGGGGGAGGCCTATTCTCCCTGTCTGGAGACGCTGAGACGCTGGGGATTCTCGCTCGTCCTTCCGCTTGCCAGTGGTCGACGCGGGCTCGGTCTCCTGGCCCTGGGCCCTAAACCAGCGGGCAGGCGCTTCGAAGCGGACGAGGTCGTCTTCCTCGAGACGCTGGTTCGCATTGCGGCTACGGCGGTGGAAAATGCGCTGATCGTGGAAGAGCTGGACGCCGCCAACCGCCGGCTGGACCGCAAGCTCCAGGAGATGCAGACCCTCTTCGAGCTCAGTACCGAACTCAACGCAAGCCTCGACGAAAACCGAATCGCCTCGTCCCTCTGTTACGCGCTCATGGGGGAAATGCTCACCAATACGTGCGCCGTCTGGCAGTTGCTACCCGGTGGTCAGCCTCGCCTCCTCGCCGCCTTTGGTCCCTTGGAAAACCACTCATCCGTCGCCTGCCCGGAAGGGCTTGTGGATGTGGTGCGGGCCGGCCGCAAGCCCTTGGTATTGTCGGATGCGGAGCCAAAGCCGCTGGCCCCTCTCCCCGAGGCCGGTTTTCGGCTCCTGGTTCCTTTGTGGGTTCAGGATAGGCCCTGCGGGGCGGTAGCCCTGGGGGCACGGCTCGATGCGCGGGACTACTCGGACGACGACTTGTCCTTCCTGGTGACCCTCGGCAACCACGCGGCCAATGCCTTGGAAAACGCCCGCCTCTTTCGCGAGTCCCTGGAGAAGCAGCGGATGGAAGAGGAGCTGCAGATCGCGCGCGAGATCCAGCTTCGTCTGCTTCCCCGCGGCTTCCCTGAGGTGCCTGGAATCGAGGTCTTTGGCACGCACAAGCCCTCGCGCTGGGTGGCCGGCGACTATTTCGACGTGCTGCTCCTCTCCCCGGAGGAACTGGCGCTGGTGGTTGCGGATGTAAGTGGCAAAGGGGTCCCGGCGGCTTTGCTTATGGCCAACGTCCAGGCTGGACTGCACACCCTCCTGGCCCCCGGGGTGGACCTGGCGGGGCTGGCAGCTCGCCTCAACCGGCTTATCTTCGAGAACACGGGCTACGACAAGTTCGTGACGGTCTTCGTGGGAATCCTCTCGATTCCGGAGCGATCGCTGCGTTACGTCAATGCTGGTCACAATCCCCCTTACCTGCTCCGGCCAAACGGGGACCTGAGCACGCTGGAGACCGGCGGACTGCTTATGGGCATGATCCCCGAAGTTGGCTACGAGGTGGGCCAGGCCAACCTGGCTGCAGGGGATCTTCTGTTCCTCTACACGGACGGCGTGGTGGAAGCGCAGAACGTTCGCGAGGAGGAATTTGGGGAGGCACGGCTGGCGGAAGAGCTACGCTGTGCTGCGCCCCATGGGGCCCGGGCGGTGTGCCAGCGGGTCCTCGAGGCTGTCGAGTCTTTCGCCGCAGGCTGCGACCAGTACGACGACATCACCCTGCTCGCGGTGAAAGTCGGCTGA
- a CDS encoding ATP-binding protein, whose product MAEETTYRLRIPSRTENLEIIREFVSRIARNAGFSEEDVGKIQLAVDEACTNVVKHAYDGDPRKPIDVAVRLDYDRLTIVVTDEGKGFDPKAVEISDISEYLAELRVGGLGIYLMRSLMDEVEYSIQPGVRNQVRMVKYFVSPAQDRTEAKQPVRSGKSRKRSG is encoded by the coding sequence GTGGCGGAGGAAACCACGTACCGGCTCCGGATTCCGAGCCGGACGGAAAACCTTGAAATCATTCGGGAATTCGTCTCCCGGATCGCCCGCAACGCCGGATTCAGCGAGGAGGATGTGGGCAAGATCCAGCTGGCGGTAGATGAGGCCTGTACCAATGTGGTCAAGCACGCCTACGACGGCGATCCCCGGAAGCCCATCGACGTGGCTGTGCGCCTGGACTACGACCGCCTCACCATCGTCGTAACCGACGAAGGCAAGGGTTTCGACCCCAAGGCCGTGGAGATCTCGGACATCTCCGAGTACTTGGCCGAGCTCCGCGTCGGCGGACTGGGTATCTACCTGATGCGTTCCCTGATGGACGAGGTTGAATACAGCATCCAGCCAGGCGTACGAAATCAGGTGCGCATGGTCAAGTACTTCGTCAGTCCGGCCCAGGATAGGACAGAGGCAAAGCAGCCTGTGAGATCCGGAAAGTCGAGGAAAAGGTCAGGCTGA
- a CDS encoding STAS domain-containing protein, translated as MSGFEIRRKDDGSVSTLYIKGFLDAHTAPQLERSLQELVNEGRYRIVVNFADLTYISSAGLGVFMGFIETVRKNQGDIKLTNMPPKIYRVFDLLGFPLIYEIYEDERQALAKFEGAVDSPNAGS; from the coding sequence ATGAGCGGTTTTGAAATTCGCCGAAAGGATGACGGCAGTGTGTCGACCCTGTACATCAAGGGGTTCCTGGACGCCCACACGGCACCTCAGCTGGAGCGGAGCCTTCAGGAGCTTGTGAACGAAGGCCGGTACCGGATTGTGGTGAACTTCGCGGACCTCACCTATATCAGCTCCGCCGGCCTCGGGGTGTTCATGGGGTTCATCGAGACCGTGAGGAAGAATCAGGGCGACATCAAGCTCACCAACATGCCGCCGAAAATCTACCGGGTGTTCGACCTCCTCGGCTTCCCGCTGATCTACGAGATCTACGAAGACGAGCGCCAGGCGCTGGCGAAATTTGAAGGGGCTGTCGACAGTCCAAACGCCGGGAGTTGA